The Anopheles coluzzii chromosome 2, AcolN3, whole genome shotgun sequence genome window below encodes:
- the LOC120950668 gene encoding RWD domain-containing protein 1 has product MERNHHEDQCNEIEALDSIYCGELEVLETEPHKFRLPIATTEYDPEVETEGLSCKLLFTYTAKYPDTAPLVEIEEPSNFHDGYEEELLEHIHKTIEENLGIEMIFSLVSSAQEWLNVKYDELKNAAETAKEEAKRKVEEEEMKKFEGTRVTVESFMAWKLKFEQDMGITERKEKVAAEARKLTGRELFLSDNTLNESDLKFLMDAGESIESVRIDESLFQNIDDLDLDDSDDENDEDYVPE; this is encoded by the coding sequence ATGGAGCGCAATCACCACGAGGACCAGTGCAATGAGATCGAAGCGCTCGATTCGATCTACTGCGGCGAGCTGGAGGTGCTGGAGACGGAACCGCACAAGTTCCGATTGCCGATCGCCACCACCGAGTACGATCCGGAGGTGGAAACGGAAGGCCTCTCCTGCAAGCTCCTGTTCACGTACACAGCGAAATATCCCGACACAGCGCCGCTGGTGGAAATCGAGGAGCCGTCCAACTTCCACGACGGCTACGAGGAGGAGCTGCtggaacacatacacaaaacgaTCGAGGAGAACCTCGGCATCGAGATGATCTTTTCGCTCGTGTCGTCCGCCCAGGAGTGGCTGAACGTGAAGTACGACGAGCTGAAGAATGCGGCCGAAACGGCCAAGGAAGAGGCGAAGCGAAaggtcgaggaggaggagatgaAAAAGTTCGAGGGAACGCGCGTCACGGTGGAGTCGTTCATGGCGTGGAAACTCAAGTTCGAGCAGGACATGGGCATTACGGAGCGGAAGGAGAAGGTGGCGGCGGAAGCCCGCAAGCTCACCGGCCGGGAACTGTTCCTCAGCGACAATACGCTCAACGAGTCCGATCTGAAGTTCCTGATGGATGCCGGGGAATCGATCGAGAGTGTGCGCATCGATGAGTCGCTCTTTCAAAACATTGATGATCTTGATCTGGACGACTCGGACGACGAGAACGACGAGGACTACGTGCCCGAGTAG
- the LOC120949450 gene encoding probable cytochrome P450 304a1 — translation MEEGAQLAFDKTQCSHNQSDPLCHPNHPKMPVISALLWSAVVLLLSYRFYLNRIKRPLNYPPGPAVRLSPLQDYALLLLLNHRHLQRAASRLAHFYRTKVLGLFLAGLPTVIVRDGEIARKLLTRRELDGRPDLFLARMRQKEFRLRGINFIDGPGWKDQRWFFLRHLRDYGFGRRSEQYEQEMEKELWKLVGQLASGERYGYERDFMRDGGAVKCPDVFLVTLANIFLQVTIGERYDRERAKSLLVAGRKAMLFARNADDYGTIFTYLPWLRFVFPFTIKYSNIRSGMMGVNQLLETIIDKQLQAFDPNNPRHFVDVYLREMQNHVPQRNETTFQYDQLVLGLADCFIPSTAGAAVQLSMLLERLLLNPTVVRRMQKEIDEVVDSDRLPTLNDRVNLPYTEATIREGLRIDTLIPSGIVHRAQQTIQFEGYSAPENTLFLFDLDSVNNQPEVWGDPRTFRPDRMLDEETGMLALSKDRSLTFSVGRRECPGQTYTRNVMFLIVATLVQRFELLPLQSDRLPDLSKRQTGLMHGPEDFWVRFVPRRTSGAADQ, via the exons ATGGAAGAGGGAGCGCAACTCGCATTTGATAAAACCCAATGCTCCCACAACCAATCCGATCCACTTTGCCATCCAAACCATCCGAAAATGCCTGTTATAAGTGCGTTGCTCTGGTCGGCGgtagtgctgctgctatcGTACCGCTTCTATCTGAACCGCATCAAACGGCCACTTAACTATCCCCCGGGACCAGCGGTACGGCTTTCCCCACTCCAAGACTACgctctgctgttgctgctcaaCCATCGGCATCTGCAGCGGGCCGCATCTAGGCTGGCCCACTTCTACCGCACCAAAGTGCTCGGCCTCTTCCTGGCAGGCCTTCCGACCGTCATCGTGCGGGATGGTGAGATCGCTCGGAAGCTGTTAACGCGCCGTGAGCTAGACGGCCGGCCGGATCTGTTTCTGGCCCGGATGCGGCAAAAAGAGTTCCGTCTGCGGGGCATCAATTTCATCGACGGACCGGGATGGAAGGATCAGCGTTGGTTTTTCTTGCGGCATTTGCGCGACTATGGTTTCGGGCGGCGATCGGAACAGTACGAGCAGGAGATGGAAAAGGAACTGTGGAAGCTGGTGGGCCAGCTAGCGTCCGGCGAGCGGTACGGGTACGAGCGTGACTTTATGCGGGACGGGGGAGCAGTTAAATGTCCGGATGTGTTTTTGGTGACGCTTGCGAACATTTTTCTGCAGGTAACGATCGGTGAGCGGTACGATCGAGAGAGGGCAAAATCGCTGTTGGT AGCCGGAAGGAAGGCAATGCTCTTCGCACGAAATGCCGATGACTATGGGACgatctttacctaccttccctgGTTGCGGTTTGTGTTTCCATTTACGATCAAGTACAGCAACATTCGCAGCGGCATGATGGGTGTGAACCAGCTGCTAGAAACTATCATCGACAAGCAGTTGCAAGCGTTTGACCCGAACAACCCGCGCCACTTTGTGGACGTTTATCTGCGCGAGATGCAAAACCATGTGCCGCAGCGCAATGAGACAACATTTCAGT ATGACCAGCTGGTTTTAGGATTGGCAGATTGTTTCATCCCATCAACCGCGGGCGCCGCAGTCCAACTATCAATGCTGCTTGAGCGACTCCTACTCAATCCAACCGTTGTCCGGCGGATGCAGAAGGAGATTGATGAGGTCGTTGATAGCGACCGACTTCCCACGCTTAACGATCGTGTCAATCTACCGTACACGGAGGCAACGATCCGGGAAGGACTGCGAATAGATACGCTCATCCCCTCGGGCATAGTGCACAGGGCACAGCAAACGATCCAGTTTGAAGGGTATAGCGCACCGGAGAATACGCTCTTCCTGTTCGATTTGGATAGTGTCAACAATCAGCCGGAAGTGTGGGGCGATCCGCGCACCTTTCGGCCGGATCGTATGCTGGACGAGGAGACGGGCATGCTGGCACTGTCAAAGGACCGTTCGCTAACATTTAGCGTGGGCAGGCGAGAGTGTCCCGGTCAGACGTACACGCGCAATGTGATGTTTTTAATCGTGGCCACACTAGTGCAGCGGTTCGAGCTACTCCCGCTACAATCAGACCGTTTGCCGGACTTATCGAAACGGCAGACCGGATTGATGCACGGACCGGAAGATTTTTGGGTGCGTTTTGTACCCCGACGGACGAGCGGGGCAGCAGatcaataa
- the LOC120951687 gene encoding protein Tube isoform X2 codes for MHRNMEIRHMAFHLETLAHILDTSEGWRDFLYLIPRNLDDLLKEDPYYPLKYTGLNESILETESQKRNLSPSKLLLEEWGISGQVRPTVDHLLKLLVRANQIRAAEYLTTLLKEQPPARPKDGPGAPIDVTLPEDHQTESLLNGISYPSSTILLHHVESITIGNNRDYYDKLGPTKRVEIKDKSSVNVDGELPVFSSSNNNTKSGSDSSDIRNPLMMDRYPDQLPGPSRPSKAAAKAPPAEATPDGPLSSNGLPMISALGITSGQPESSKLQNNRNYDCASKEINGPQIPDLSIFGREESERKEVNGPQVPELSIFGRDESERKEVNGPQVPELSIFGRQDSDSKEDNGAPVEHREDIPALSALLGDSSDVHQTQSNSTNNTHDSIPMLSMLGSDGSTSDTLGSESSSSAIVPQVSESVSDFIKFSTSPVVAVYAYDHLREVTDGFNVAPYTNGNLAAPNGRSLGAGGFGAVFLALNLAPSIPVAAVKRLDPDKYKFREKFHLELDILSKHSHPNVVSLLGSSSDGPQLCLVYEYLKDGNLEAALSLVRTGLRQMGATVRLQYLKDIANAVAFLHERAKIIHRDVKSANILLDGPVAKLCDFGLIKRTSSRTTTSIIGTNAYMAPEAVRGDVSPALDIFAFGIVVAETVTGEPVLAEKESRSEIDLAGYVCRQRAEGRDLGLLVDRRAAVGRDGEARWCEAGRKLLEIAIKCMGEKWSRPNSGALADAVAGIQLVPL; via the exons ATGCACCGCAACATGGAAATTCGTCACATGGCGTTCCACCTGGAAACGTTGGCGCACATCCTGGACACCAGCGAAGGTTGGCGTGACTTCCTGTACCTGATACCGCGGAACCTGGACGACCTGTTGAAGGAAGACCCGTACTACCCGCTCAAGTACACCGGATTGAACGAAAG CATACTCGAAACCGAAAGCCAGAAACGCAACTTGTCTCCCtccaagctgctgctggaagagTGGGGTATATCCGGCCAGGTGCGCCCGACCGTCGATCATTtgctgaagctgctggtgCGCGCAAACCAGATACGGGCGGCCGAATATTTAACCACACTGCTGAAGGAACAACCTCCCGCCCGGCCCAAGGACGGCCCGGGGGCACCGATTGACGTGACGCTGCCGGAAGATCATCAGACGGAATCACTGCTCAACGGTATCAGCTACCCGAGCAGCACCATCCTGCTGCACCATGTGGAATCGATCACGATCGGCAACAACAGGGACTATTACGACAAATTGGGACCGACGAAGCGGGTCGAAATTAAGGATAAATCGTCGGTGAACGTGGATGGCGAGCTGCCAGTGTTTTcgtccagcaacaacaatacaaaatcgggttccgatTCGTCCGACATACGAAACCCATTAATGATGGATCGCTATCCAGACCAGCTGCCTGGACCTTCGAGGCCAAGCAAAGCGGCAGCGAAAGCACCACCCGCAGAAGCTACTCCGGATGGTCCGCTGTCATCGAACGGACTGCCAATGATTTCGGCACTGGGCATAACGTCTGGTCAGCCGGAATCATCCAAGCTGCAAAACAATCGCAACTATGACTGTGCGAGCAAGGAAATCAACGGACCGCAGATTCCCGATCTTTCAATATTTGGTCGAGAGGAGAGCGAACGAAAGGAAGTGAACGGACCGCAG GTTCCCGAACTATCCATCTTTGGCCGAGATGAGAGCGAACGAAAGGAAGTGAACGGACCGCAGGTTCCTGAACTATCCATCTTTGGCCGACAAGATAGCGACAGTAAGGAAGACAATGGAGCTCCCGTAGAACACCGCGAAGACATTCCGGCCTTGTCGGCGTTGCTGGGCGATTCATCCGACGTACATCAAACGCAATCCAacagcacaaacaacacacatgaCAGTATTCCAATGCTATCGATGCTTGGCTCGGACGGCAGCACCTCCGATACGCTCGGTAGCGAAAGCAGCTCTTCAGCGATCGTGCCGCAAGTGAGCGAGTCCGTTAGCGATTTCATAAAGTTTTCCACGTCCCCAGTAGTAGCGGTATACGCATACGACCATCTTCGCGAGGTCACGGACGGATTCAACGTGGCGCCCTATACCAACGGCAATCTTGCCGCACCCAACGGGCGCTCGCTCGGTGCGGGAGGATTCGGAGCAGTATTTTTAGCGCTCAATCTCGCGCCATCCATTCCCGTGGCCGCGGTCAAGCGGCTCGATCCCGACAAGTACAAATTTCGGGAAAAATTTCACCTAGAGCTAGACATTCTCTCGAAACATTCGCACCCGAATGTGGTCAGCCTGCTGGGCTCGAGCTCCGATGGGCCTCAGCTGTGTTTGGTGTACGAATATCTGAAGGATGGCAATTTGGAGGCAGCTTTATCACTCGTCCGAACGGGCCTGCGACAGATGGGGGCCACCGTTCGTCTACAGTACCTAAAGGACATCGCCAATGCGGTAGCATTCCTTCACGAGCGAGCCAAAATCATTCACCGCGATGTGAAGTCGGCAAACATTTTGCTGGACGGGCCGGTCGCAAAGCTGTGCGACTTTGGGCTGATCAAGCGCACCAGCTCGCGCACCACCACGAGCATTATCGGCACGAACGCGTACATGGCACCGGAGGCGGTGCGGGGCGACGTGTCGCCAGCGTTGGACATTTTTGCGTTCGGCATCGTGGTTGCGGAAACGGTAACCGGCGAACCCGTGCTGGCGGAGAAGGAATCTCGCAGCGAAATCGACCTGGCGGGCTACGTATGCCGTCAGCGAGCCGAAGGACGGGATCTGGGCTTGCTCGTCGATAGGCGGGCCGCGGTGGGCAGAGACGGCGAAGCTCGCTGGTGTGAGGCCGGGAGAAAGCTGCTGGAGATTGCAATCAAGTGCATGGGCGAAAAGTGGAGCCGACCGAACAGTGGTGCGCTGGCCGACGCGGTAGCCGGCATACAATTGGTGCCTTTATAA
- the LOC120950667 gene encoding cysteine and histidine-rich domain-containing protein morgana: protein MTKVVCYNRGCGQSFDPQNNTEDCVHHPGVPFFHDAYKGWTCCNKKSVDFTEFLNIKGCTQGLHSNEKPPEPEKRKEDTVLAEEPAPTEVKIREPIRPSMERPPFETALTSLDPWVAPAFRKQIDEMPQTAVKRKSPTDAAAIEAGTVCKHGGCSCTYEDAKTSDKPCVYHPGVPIFHEGMKFWSCCQRKTSDFTAFMNQAGCETGKHLWVSEEDESKAIKCRLDWHQTATTVVVTVYAKNYHYAKSYVRVNPIRLAICLVFPQQDGNQYNVDMELRGVIDVTQCKVQMFGTKVEITLIKAEPGTWAKLDFPREKKAEQQKEDANKQASTKNGDDSDSDVDLDDLEPTMRTATITEIKD, encoded by the exons atgacCAAGGTGGTCTGCTACAACAGAGGATGTGGTCAAAGTTTTGACCCACAAAACAATACTGAAG ATTGCGTTCACCATCCGGGAGTGCCATTTTTCCACGATGCCTACAAAGGATGGACGTGCTGCAACAAGAAAAGTGTGGACTTTACCGAGTTTCTCAACATCAAGGGCTGTACGCAGGGACTGCATTCGAACGAGAAGCCACCGGAGCCGGAAAAGCGCAAAGAGGACACCGTGCTCGCGGAAGAACCGGCCCCGACAGAGGTGAAAATACGAGAACCGATACGCCCGTCCATGGAGCGTCCACCGTTCGAGACAGCTTTAACCTCGCTCGATCCGTGGGTGGCGCCTGCTTTCCGCAAGCAGATTGACGAAATGCCCCAGACCGCCGTGAAGAGGAAGAGCCCCACCGATGCGGCCGCCATTGAAGCTGGCACCGTGTGCAAGCACGGTGGATGCAGCTGCACGTACGAGGACGCCAAGACGAGCGACAAGCCGTGCGTGTACCATCCGGGTGTGCCGATCTTTCACGAGGGCATGAAGTTTTGGTCCTGCTGTCAGCGGAAAACGTCCGATTTCACCGCGTTCATGAACCAGGCCGGTTGCGAGACGGGCAAACACCTGTGGGTCAGCGAGGAGGACGAGTCGAAAGCGATCAAGTGTCGGTTGGATTGGCACCAAACTGCGACGACCGTGGTGGTTACGGTGTACGCAAAGAACTACCATTACGCGAAAAGCTACGTGCGCGTGAATCCGATTCGATTAGCGATTTGTTTGGTGTTCCCCCAACAGGATGGAAACCAGTACAATGTGGACATGGAGCTGCGCGGG GTCATCGATGTCACACAGTGTAAGGTGCAGATGTTCGGTACGAAAGTGGAAATAACGCTGATTAAAGCGGAACCTGGCACGTGGGCCAAGCTGGATTTCCCGCGCGAAAAGAAGGCCGAGCAACAGAAGGAAGATGCGAACAAGCAGGCCAGCACCAAAAATGGCGACGACAGTGACTCGGACGTGGATTTAGACGACCTCGAGCCCACGATGCGCACGGCCACGATTACGGAAATTAAGGACTAA
- the LOC120951687 gene encoding protein Tube isoform X1, whose amino-acid sequence MHRNMEIRHMAFHLETLAHILDTSEGWRDFLYLIPRNLDDLLKEDPYYPLKYTGLNESILETESQKRNLSPSKLLLEEWGISGQVRPTVDHLLKLLVRANQIRAAEYLTTLLKEQPPARPKDGPGAPIDVTLPEDHQTESLLNGISYPSSTILLHHVESITIGNNRDYYDKLGPTKRVEIKDKSSVNVDGELPVFSSSNNNTKSGSDSSDIRNPLMMDRYPDQLPGPSRPSKAAAKAPPAEATPDGPLSSNGLPMISALGITSGQPESSKLQNNRNYDCASKEINGPQIPDLSIFGREESERKEVNGPQVPELSIFGREESERKEVNGPQVPELSIFGRDESERKEVNGPQVPELSIFGRQDSDSKEDNGAPVEHREDIPALSALLGDSSDVHQTQSNSTNNTHDSIPMLSMLGSDGSTSDTLGSESSSSAIVPQVSESVSDFIKFSTSPVVAVYAYDHLREVTDGFNVAPYTNGNLAAPNGRSLGAGGFGAVFLALNLAPSIPVAAVKRLDPDKYKFREKFHLELDILSKHSHPNVVSLLGSSSDGPQLCLVYEYLKDGNLEAALSLVRTGLRQMGATVRLQYLKDIANAVAFLHERAKIIHRDVKSANILLDGPVAKLCDFGLIKRTSSRTTTSIIGTNAYMAPEAVRGDVSPALDIFAFGIVVAETVTGEPVLAEKESRSEIDLAGYVCRQRAEGRDLGLLVDRRAAVGRDGEARWCEAGRKLLEIAIKCMGEKWSRPNSGALADAVAGIQLVPL is encoded by the exons ATGCACCGCAACATGGAAATTCGTCACATGGCGTTCCACCTGGAAACGTTGGCGCACATCCTGGACACCAGCGAAGGTTGGCGTGACTTCCTGTACCTGATACCGCGGAACCTGGACGACCTGTTGAAGGAAGACCCGTACTACCCGCTCAAGTACACCGGATTGAACGAAAG CATACTCGAAACCGAAAGCCAGAAACGCAACTTGTCTCCCtccaagctgctgctggaagagTGGGGTATATCCGGCCAGGTGCGCCCGACCGTCGATCATTtgctgaagctgctggtgCGCGCAAACCAGATACGGGCGGCCGAATATTTAACCACACTGCTGAAGGAACAACCTCCCGCCCGGCCCAAGGACGGCCCGGGGGCACCGATTGACGTGACGCTGCCGGAAGATCATCAGACGGAATCACTGCTCAACGGTATCAGCTACCCGAGCAGCACCATCCTGCTGCACCATGTGGAATCGATCACGATCGGCAACAACAGGGACTATTACGACAAATTGGGACCGACGAAGCGGGTCGAAATTAAGGATAAATCGTCGGTGAACGTGGATGGCGAGCTGCCAGTGTTTTcgtccagcaacaacaatacaaaatcgggttccgatTCGTCCGACATACGAAACCCATTAATGATGGATCGCTATCCAGACCAGCTGCCTGGACCTTCGAGGCCAAGCAAAGCGGCAGCGAAAGCACCACCCGCAGAAGCTACTCCGGATGGTCCGCTGTCATCGAACGGACTGCCAATGATTTCGGCACTGGGCATAACGTCTGGTCAGCCGGAATCATCCAAGCTGCAAAACAATCGCAACTATGACTGTGCGAGCAAGGAAATCAACGGACCGCAGATTCCCGATCTTTCAATATTTGGTCGAGAGGAGAGCGAACGAAAGGAAGTGAACGGACCGCAGGTTCCCGAACTATCCATCTTTGGCCGAGAGGAGAGTGAACGAAAGGAAGTGAACGGACCTCAGGTTCCCGAACTATCCATCTTTGGCCGAGATGAGAGCGAACGAAAGGAAGTGAACGGACCGCAGGTTCCTGAACTATCCATCTTTGGCCGACAAGATAGCGACAGTAAGGAAGACAATGGAGCTCCCGTAGAACACCGCGAAGACATTCCGGCCTTGTCGGCGTTGCTGGGCGATTCATCCGACGTACATCAAACGCAATCCAacagcacaaacaacacacatgaCAGTATTCCAATGCTATCGATGCTTGGCTCGGACGGCAGCACCTCCGATACGCTCGGTAGCGAAAGCAGCTCTTCAGCGATCGTGCCGCAAGTGAGCGAGTCCGTTAGCGATTTCATAAAGTTTTCCACGTCCCCAGTAGTAGCGGTATACGCATACGACCATCTTCGCGAGGTCACGGACGGATTCAACGTGGCGCCCTATACCAACGGCAATCTTGCCGCACCCAACGGGCGCTCGCTCGGTGCGGGAGGATTCGGAGCAGTATTTTTAGCGCTCAATCTCGCGCCATCCATTCCCGTGGCCGCGGTCAAGCGGCTCGATCCCGACAAGTACAAATTTCGGGAAAAATTTCACCTAGAGCTAGACATTCTCTCGAAACATTCGCACCCGAATGTGGTCAGCCTGCTGGGCTCGAGCTCCGATGGGCCTCAGCTGTGTTTGGTGTACGAATATCTGAAGGATGGCAATTTGGAGGCAGCTTTATCACTCGTCCGAACGGGCCTGCGACAGATGGGGGCCACCGTTCGTCTACAGTACCTAAAGGACATCGCCAATGCGGTAGCATTCCTTCACGAGCGAGCCAAAATCATTCACCGCGATGTGAAGTCGGCAAACATTTTGCTGGACGGGCCGGTCGCAAAGCTGTGCGACTTTGGGCTGATCAAGCGCACCAGCTCGCGCACCACCACGAGCATTATCGGCACGAACGCGTACATGGCACCGGAGGCGGTGCGGGGCGACGTGTCGCCAGCGTTGGACATTTTTGCGTTCGGCATCGTGGTTGCGGAAACGGTAACCGGCGAACCCGTGCTGGCGGAGAAGGAATCTCGCAGCGAAATCGACCTGGCGGGCTACGTATGCCGTCAGCGAGCCGAAGGACGGGATCTGGGCTTGCTCGTCGATAGGCGGGCCGCGGTGGGCAGAGACGGCGAAGCTCGCTGGTGTGAGGCCGGGAGAAAGCTGCTGGAGATTGCAATCAAGTGCATGGGCGAAAAGTGGAGCCGACCGAACAGTGGTGCGCTGGCCGACGCGGTAGCCGGCATACAATTGGTGCCTTTATAA